The following DNA comes from Cedecea neteri.
ACAGCGGATATTTGAAAAAAAAGCCACCTTTCGGGGTGGCTCAGTTTTATGGGGCGTATAATATTGTGTATGTCGTTATTAAGACTTACGCTGTCGCCCTTTCATTCCAGGCATCAGTATATTGAATATTGCCATCAACGTACTTCCATGTGATTTTTTCGTATCGAAGTTCGATTCGTTCCATGTGGTTGCATTTTTCGACGGTTTTTGTGTTGTACATTACAGGTGTCACAGCGACGACTTTAACGCCTTCAAGGTACATGTTGAAGTATTCAACCTCCAGACCTGCATCACTAATTTTATACCATTTTATTTCAGCACTTTTAAGTGATTGGCCTGTTGATACAGCCTTGTAAAGATATGGCGTTGAGCTATCGAATTCCTTTTCAATTATCATCGGAGCATGAATACGTGTTCCAGTGATTTTTCCTGTATTATTATCAGTTGGAATGTGCATTCCATGTCCAAACCCAATAATTTCTATACTAGCTTCTCGATCCTGAACATCGCATGAACCTTTAATAAGTGCTCCGCCATCATCTTTAAGCCATAAATGAGCTGGTATTGCCATATCATAATATCCTTATAGGTTAGTTATAAATCCAGTAGCCAGCCTTAGCAGATTCCACAAGCATTCTTAGCGTTAATGGTTCAGGCTCAATCCACTTCCATTTTTTTTCTTTAGAACGCAGGAAATTAAGTGGGAGAAAGACTTCTTCATTAGGCCAATGTTTGATAAAAGAAAACCCCTCTTTATTAACATTAAAGTGGGTGAAGTAGTCTTCAAGTATTTCTTCAGCATCTTCGCAAGACCAGGGGTATTTTCCGGTTGAAAGGCTGGTGTCCAGACTGAT
Coding sequences within:
- a CDS encoding Hcp family type VI secretion system effector gives rise to the protein MAIPAHLWLKDDGGALIKGSCDVQDREASIEIIGFGHGMHIPTDNNTGKITGTRIHAPMIIEKEFDSSTPYLYKAVSTGQSLKSAEIKWYKISDAGLEVEYFNMYLEGVKVVAVTPVMYNTKTVEKCNHMERIELRYEKITWKYVDGNIQYTDAWNERATA
- a CDS encoding DUF1493 family protein; the protein is MHNSDDVEQQVLNWYQEKWNVRVFPFFRKQRISLDTSLSTGKYPWSCEDAEEILEDYFTHFNVNKEGFSFIKHWPNEEVFLPLNFLRSKEKKWKWIEPEPLTLRMLVESAKAGYWIYN